The following is a genomic window from Gymnodinialimonas ceratoperidinii.
GCGCGGTGCGCGGCATCGGAGAGCCCCCTGTTTCCCCCGCCGCCCCCGCCTTGGCCAATGCGATCTTCGCCGCGACCGGGCAGCGCATCCGCGAGATGCCATTCTGGAACCACGTGAACTTCGTCTGACCCCGCCGCGACAGGCTTTGGCTTTGCGCGAATCGACTTGTCTGCAAGGCTGTCGAAGGACATTCAGCGGGGCCCAAGATGACGCCAGAGATCCACGCGGCGCTGCAGTCGGTCGGCCATGCCGTGACCTTCGATAGCGGAGAGACCCTGCGCGAACGCGGGGCCTTTGCGCCGGATTTGCTGTTCATCGAGACGGGTGAGGTGAGCTGCATCCTCTCGGAAAGTGACGCCCCTCCCTTGACTGTCGGCCCCGGCGCGATCGTGGGAGAGATCGGCTTCCTCACCGGCCAGGGCGCCACCGCGACCCTGCGCGCGATTGGCCCGGTCACGGCGCTCTCGCTCGACGCGCGGGCCTTGCAACGGTTGCGGAAGGACGCGCCCGCGGTGGCCTCCGACGTGCTGCGTCATCTCGCGAGGCTGTTGCGCGCGCGCACGGCGGAAAATGAGGCTGCGATCCCCGTCATGGATGCCGATGACCGTATCGACGTCGTGCGATGCTCCACCCTCGATCAAAGGCGGACCGCGCAGCGCGTGCGCTATGATGTGTTGTGCCTGGAGAGCGGGCAGGGATCGCCCGACGCGGACGATGAGGAAGGCGTAATCACCGACGATCTCGACGCCTCGGGCACGTCCTTCATTGCCTTCACCGGCGTGCAGGCTGTCGGCACGATGCGGCTGAATTTTGGCTCCGATGTTGGCGAGAATTACAACGCATTACAAGGAGTTGGCGGCGCGGAGGCGGACCTCGACAAGCTCGCGGTGATCAGCGCTGTCGCTGTTTTCGAAGCCTACCGAACCGAGCAGATCTATGGCCAGTTTTTCACCGCGATCCGCACCTTCGCGCAGGCTTCCGGCGCCGAGGCGCTCTATATGACCTGCCCGCCCGAGCACGAGCACCTCCTCACCGCCCACGGCTTCAACCGACAGCGTGGCGAAGCCCCCTCGCCGGGGCCGCGCGAGCTTTCCATGGTGCTCGCGCCGCTGAGCTTGCCGGAAATTTCCGACGATTAAGCCTCTGTTCACGCCGATGCCGTAAAGCTTCTTCGACCCA
Proteins encoded in this region:
- a CDS encoding Crp/Fnr family transcriptional regulator, which produces MTPEIHAALQSVGHAVTFDSGETLRERGAFAPDLLFIETGEVSCILSESDAPPLTVGPGAIVGEIGFLTGQGATATLRAIGPVTALSLDARALQRLRKDAPAVASDVLRHLARLLRARTAENEAAIPVMDADDRIDVVRCSTLDQRRTAQRVRYDVLCLESGQGSPDADDEEGVITDDLDASGTSFIAFTGVQAVGTMRLNFGSDVGENYNALQGVGGAEADLDKLAVISAVAVFEAYRTEQIYGQFFTAIRTFAQASGAEALYMTCPPEHEHLLTAHGFNRQRGEAPSPGPRELSMVLAPLSLPEISDD